TTTCATGGAGCTCTCGCGGTTCAAGGATGCGGACTTCATCGGCAGCCGCTATCACGATGCCAAGCCGGCATGGGCCTGGTATTCCGCTATGGTTCCGTTTTCATCGCAGCTTTATCAATGCGTGTTTCCCGTCGTCGGTTTTTCCGGCCGCGCGGCGGACTGCCTTTACGAGCGTCGAAAGGACATATCGGCGCGTTACATGGATACCGAGCCTAAAGATCGGCAGTTGTGGCCGAACGATGAAATTTTTTGCGCGACGGTTGCAACGAACGCCGGCTTTACGTGTCGCGATTTGAACGATTTGGGACCGTCGACCTATACGCGTCAGACATTGAAATTGACGCCGCCTTTATCTCTCCGGCGCCTGATGGCGGCCAAGCCCGACGAGTTGCTCTATCATCCCGTTTTATCTGGCGACGAATTCATTCAAAAGCTGGAGATGAGGCTCGCCGCCGATATCAAAAAGCGCGTCGCACCAAAAGAGCTGCTCGCCACCTACGATAAAGTGGTACGCGAGGACGTCGCTTTGGAATGTGGCGAGGAGCGCGCGAAAAAGTTCGAATGCGACCTCAACCTCGCACTGGAAAGCTGCGACGCTAAGCCTAAAATTTAGGGCAATGAATGTTCCAGCATGCCAAGACCACCCGTCGCTCTAATGACAGGCGAGGAGAATACTGATGCTTAATTTGATCGATGTCGGCGGTGCAGGCGGTTTGCAGGGAAAATGGGAAGCGCGTCTCGGATCGATCGCGCCGACCATATTCGAACCGAATACCACGGAAGCTGACAAGATCCGTGACAAATATCGTGCTCACAAGGATATCAGAGTGGTGGAGAGAGGCCTGTTCAATGTGTCGGGACAGCGGACTCTGCATTTGACGCAGCATTGGGGATGCGTGTCCTTGCGCCAGCCTAATTTTGATATTCTTTCGAAATATCCGATCGCCAAGCAATTTAAGGTCGTCGGCGAAAAAACGATCGATTGTTATCGCTACGACGAGCTTTTTGCGAAAGGCGAAGTGCCGAAGCCAGATGTCATAAAAATCGATGTTCAGGGATGCGAATATGAGGTCCTTGAAGGCTTCGGAGATCTTCTCGACGGCTGCATCGGCATCGAACTCGAAACGCATTTTTATCCGATCTACCGGGAGCAGAAGCTCTTGCATGACTTGGTTGCCCTTTTGGGGCGTTTCGGACTGACTTTGATGAGGCTGAGTCCGATCAACCATTTCGAAGGCGATATGGTCGAAGCGGACGCATTTTTTCTCCTGGCGAAAGAAAAAGCGAAGACGCCGGAAGAAAAAGCCAACCGAGCGGTGGTCGCCGAGGTCTACGGGCTTTAGCGTAACGCATCCACGCATTGAGATATTTTGTCGAAACGCGGCCATGCCGAGTCTTAGTGTTTCGCTGATGATCTCAAACGAATGATCTTCGCCCTTTAACCTGAAGACATGGATATGGAGAGGGGATCGCGATGCGGTGGAGCGAGACGGTAAAGGATTATTACGACGTCAGGCCTGCTCCCAGATGGGGTCACGGCAAGCCCACGCATCCGGAGCTGACAAAGCTTCTGAATGAACGGCGCCATATCTACAGCGATATTTTGGACGATATGCTGAACATCAAGCCGGTACTGCACGCCATACCGATGAGCGGGGATGAAAAAAATAGTGAAATACCCTATTGGTCGAATACATGGTTCAGCAATCTCGATGCGACGTCATTGGTGTATTTTCTGTCGCGCAAAAAACCGCGCCGCTATCTGGAAATAGGCTCCGGCTATTGCACCATGTTTGCGCGCCACACGATCAAGGAACAGCGCCTCGATACCACAATCATTTCGGTCGATCCAAAACCGCGCGCGAATATTGATCGCCTCTGCGACCGGGTCATCAGAAAGCCCTTGGAAGAATGCGACGTTCAGATTTTTGACGAGCTGGACGAAGGCGACATCCTTTTCTTCGACGGCTCACATCGCGTCTTCGAAAATTCGGACGTGACCGTCTTTTTTCTCGAGGTTTTGCCGCGACTGAAAAAGGGCGTTTTCGTCCATATCCACGATATATTCCTTCCGAGCGACTACGTCGCCACATGGAATGAGAGGCTCTATTCCGAGCAATATATGCTTGCGGCAATGCTGTTGTGCAAAACGCCGCCTTTCCAGGTGCTGTTGCCGAATTTTTTTATCTGCACCGATTCGGAATTGGTCGAAAAGGTCGATGCCGTGCTCGACTCTTCAAAGGGAAAAATACCGCTCACTTACAATAATGCCGCGCGGATTCCCGGTGTCTCGTTCTGGCTCGAGACCGTCTGAGGGCTGCGCTCGACCGGCCGCAGGCTGCTCTATGCTTTGACATTGGAGCGGTGCTCCAACGGGGTAATTCGATACAGCCT
The Methyloferula stellata AR4 DNA segment above includes these coding regions:
- a CDS encoding class I SAM-dependent methyltransferase: MRWSETVKDYYDVRPAPRWGHGKPTHPELTKLLNERRHIYSDILDDMLNIKPVLHAIPMSGDEKNSEIPYWSNTWFSNLDATSLVYFLSRKKPRRYLEIGSGYCTMFARHTIKEQRLDTTIISVDPKPRANIDRLCDRVIRKPLEECDVQIFDELDEGDILFFDGSHRVFENSDVTVFFLEVLPRLKKGVFVHIHDIFLPSDYVATWNERLYSEQYMLAAMLLCKTPPFQVLLPNFFICTDSELVEKVDAVLDSSKGKIPLTYNNAARIPGVSFWLETV
- a CDS encoding FkbM family methyltransferase, yielding MLNLIDVGGAGGLQGKWEARLGSIAPTIFEPNTTEADKIRDKYRAHKDIRVVERGLFNVSGQRTLHLTQHWGCVSLRQPNFDILSKYPIAKQFKVVGEKTIDCYRYDELFAKGEVPKPDVIKIDVQGCEYEVLEGFGDLLDGCIGIELETHFYPIYREQKLLHDLVALLGRFGLTLMRLSPINHFEGDMVEADAFFLLAKEKAKTPEEKANRAVVAEVYGL